CATGGCTAGTGCTAACAGTGAGAATGAAGCTAACCAAATTTTAAAAAAGGCAATAAATCTTTTAGAAATATCAGCAACTAGTGAAGAACTAGAAATTAGCGAAACATCAAAATTTATATTAAGCTCGTTATACACAATGGATAATCAATTTGATAAAGCTGAAAAGATTTTATTAACATTACCAAAGGTAAATACTGATAGAGATGATATGTTGATAGGCTTATATATTAATCAAGATAAGCTAGAAAAAGCTAAAGAAATTCTAAAAACATTAACTTATAAAAGAGTAAGCAATATTATAAACTGCTTAGATAATTATGTAGTTATATCTAATAAAGAAAAAAATAATATAAAAGCAAAAGAAGTATTAGATATAAAAGACAACATAATAAAAACATTTGATTTAGAAGATATATATGGGACAAGTAGTTGTATAATGAGGCTAGGAATATATACAAAAGAAAAGGATGTTGAAAAAACTATAGAATACGTAGCAAAAATAGTTGAGAGTTTTAATAAGGAGTATGACTTAAAAAATCACTTATTATTTGATGAATTAGAGTTGTTTAAAGGCATTCACTCAAAAGAATATATGTTATCTAATATTAAAAAAATAATAACTGAAGATACTTATGACTTTGTAAAAGAAGATAAAAGGTACATTGAAATATTAGATAGATTAGATAATATGATATAAAAAATATTTTACACTAAAATTGCCAAAAAGCACTCTTCTAAAGATGTGGGGATGAAAGGCAAGGCCTTAATATTGTATACAACATATTATGAGTTATATTAAACCTCAAATGTTGCATAATAAGATTGTATAATGAAAGTGAGGTGAAAAATATGGAACAAGTAATAACTCTACAAGCAAAACTTAATCCAACTAAAGAACAAATTAAACTAATAGATAATGGAAGTTTAGACTATATAAATACTATTAATGACTTAGTATCAGAAATGGTGACAGATAAAAAAGCAACTAAGAAAACTTCTGCTAATGTGATAGTAGCCTTGAATAGTGCTGTTAAAAATCAAGCTATAAAAGAGGCTAAGAGTGTATTTAAAAAAGTAAAAAAGACTAAGTATAAGATAATACCTATACTTAAAAAAACTGTTATATTATAGAATAATCAAAACTATTCAATTAATGCCGATAGTATATCTATGCCTTTTATAATAGGTGGTAAGTTTAAAAAGATAGGGATCATAAAACTAAAAGAGTTAAATTAGGTAATGCTAAAAAACTAAATGCTATTAGAAAAATGGATAATAAAGAGTAAAGATATATGAAAGATAAAGACCACAAAATAAGCAGAGAGATAGTAAATTTTGCTAAGAATAATAATGTTTCTGTAATAAGATTAGAATGTTTAGAAGGAATCATAAACACGACAAGAACAAGTCGTAAAAATAAAAAAAATTTATATAATTGGTCATTCTACAGATTGTCTATGTATATAGAATATAAAGCTATTTGTATAAGATGAAAAAATTAGAAGGCAGAGATTTAAACAAACTTGTATTTGTTCAAGGTGAAGCTATGAACAAGGCTTGTGAGATCGTATGTAAATTAAATGTAGAACTTGATGGAATTGTTGAGTGCTTAGTTGGTGGAGAAGGAGTTATTATAGATAACTATTAATGTATACAACTTTTTATTAAATTTAACTCTATTAACAAATCAAAATTCAAATATAAATAATTTTTCAAGAGGTGTATTTAACTCCTTTGAAATTCTAACAGCTAATTCAAGAGAAGGATTATATTTAGCATTTTCTAAGCGAGCTATAGTTTCTCTCCGAACATTAACCTTATTAGCTAATTCTTCTTGAGTCAATTCATTAAATAGACGATACTTTTTTAGATTGCTAATAAACTTTGCCATAATTTTTAGTTTCCTGTATCAAATTTATAAGTTAAAAATGCCCATAAATTAATTGATATTGCAAAAGTAAGTGCGACTATTAATACTTGTAGTCTATAAAGCATTAATAAATCTACTGTATATAGTCTAATTAATACACTTGCCACAACTGCTAATAAAAATCCTATGTAAAATGCTATAGAACCCGCTCTATGTTTATTAGAAATTAATCTCTCATCTTCACAACTGCCTAGCTTACACCACCAATAGACAGATAAATTGCCAAAGAATCCAAAATATAAAAGTCCTAGTGGATCACCATTTAATTCCTTAAATCCTAAAAAACCAAATAGTGCAAAGAAAATTGTATATTTATTTACCCCTCTCATAATTAAATCCTCCTTAATCAATGTGATATATTTATATCTCTATATTACATATATATCACATTAATTTTTATATTATGACTTAAACTTGAAAAGTATATATTTAAGCATAATTTTATAAAGAAATATTATTTTATAGATATTTTCTAACATTAAATAAAAGAATGTAGAAAGGACTTTTTCTATTTTAGATGAGTAAAACATTTAAAACTAGATAAAGGATTTGCTTGATATAGAATTGTATGTTTGGATAAAAATAGAAAATATTGTTAAATACTGTGTATATTAACCGATAATATAAAGTAAATACAATATTGATATAGGAGAAATGATATATGAACGTAGGATCAATGTTTAAAAATATTTATAGTAATAACAATAATCTTGGATTTAAAATGGATGAATCAAAGAGATATTTAAAACCAAATGAAGAAATAAAAGAAATAGAAAAAAAGTTATCAGGTGGTATGTCTGTAGATGATTTATCAAAAGAAGAATATCAAAAACTAAATGCCTTTGAGAAGGCTGAAACAGCAGAATTTTATTCACAAGTGAATAGGGAAATGTCTAAAGCAGAAAAACTAGCTATGAAGATCGCAAAAGGAGAAAAACTTACAGAAGAAGAAATACGTTTTATAAGTGAAAAATATCCTGATTTAAAAAGAGATGCTGAACAAACTAAAAAGGAATCTGATGAGTTAAAGAAAAACCTTAAACATGCTAAAACAAAAAAAGAAAAACAACAAATTATATCAATGGCTGTTGGCAATGTTGGAACTTTACTTAGTAAAAATTCAATATCCCCAGTTCAAGCAAAAATAAAGTTATCTGCAATAGAAAAAGCAGTAGAGGAAGATGAAGGTAATAAAGACTTGATAAATAAAGAATTAAAAATTAAAAATATAAAAAAAGGTTCATTTATTAATAAAGAGTTATAGAATAAATAATGTATGATACACACTAAAGAAAACTAGAAAAAGATTACTCTTCTTTAGTGTGTATAAGCAATATAAATATAATATCGATTTTACACTAAGTTATTTAATTAGAATAATTACAATTTTAAAATTTCAAAATTTTAAAAAAAGAAAAAATTGGAAAAATTACAACTAAAACTAAGTATGTTGTTAAAAATCATCGAAGCATGTATAATTCTTTTAAGCTAGAATATATATATATTCTAATGAACAATCTACGCTGTTTAAGCATTGAAATACTGAGAACTTATATATTTAGTTATCGTAATGTAGATATAAAGTTAGAATACATATAATATTTGGTAAAAAATTAATATAGGGGTGTATAAATATGGGGAATAACACGAAGAAACTTACACTAATATCATTAATATTAATGATATTCACATCAGTATTTGGTTTTACTAATATGCCAAGATCATATTACTTAATGGGATATGGGGCTATTCCATGGTATGTATTAAGTGCATTATTATTCTTTATACCATACGCATTTATGATGGCTGAATATGGTTCATCATTCAAAAATGAAAGTGGTGGTATGTATTCTTGGATGGAAAAATCAGTAGGTCCAAAGTTTGCTTTTATGGGTACGTTTATGTGGTATGCATCTTACATAGTATGGATGGTTAGTGTATCTTCAAGTATATGGGTACCGCTTTCAAATGCTATATGTGGATCAGATGTTACATCTACATGGGCAATATTTGGATTAGACTCAACTAAGATCTTAGGTTTATTAGGATGTATGTGGATAATATTTGTTACATTTGTAGGTAGTAAAGGTATTGAAAAAATCACAAAGATAACTTCTATAGGTGGAACATTTGTTG
Above is a genomic segment from Romboutsia lituseburensis containing:
- a CDS encoding helix-turn-helix domain-containing protein, which codes for MELYIGDVINKLRKEKGITQEKLANALGVSVAAVSKWENKSTYPDITMLPLIARFFNTTIDKLLNYEIEISNEKVMELIKECANLFEKDTIENAISRCEKHLREYSNNLFLKFRMGSLYMMSMASANSENEANQILKKAINLLEISATSEELEISETSKFILSSLYTMDNQFDKAEKILLTLPKVNTDRDDMLIGLYINQDKLEKAKEILKTLTYKRVSNIINCLDNYVVISNKEKNNIKAKEVLDIKDNIIKTFDLEDIYGTSSCIMRLGIYTKEKDVEKTIEYVAKIVESFNKEYDLKNHLLFDELELFKGIHSKEYMLSNIKKIITEDTYDFVKEDKRYIEILDRLDNMI
- a CDS encoding IS200/IS605 family accessory protein TnpB-related protein, coding for MKDKDHKISREIVNFAKNNNVSVIRLECLEGIINTTRTSRKNKKNLYNWSFYRLSMYIEYKAICIR
- a CDS encoding helix-turn-helix transcriptional regulator, coding for MAKFISNLKKYRLFNELTQEELANKVNVRRETIARLENAKYNPSLELAVRISKELNTPLEKLFIFEF
- a CDS encoding DUF3796 domain-containing protein, whose translation is MRGVNKYTIFFALFGFLGFKELNGDPLGLLYFGFFGNLSVYWWCKLGSCEDERLISNKHRAGSIAFYIGFLLAVVASVLIRLYTVDLLMLYRLQVLIVALTFAISINLWAFLTYKFDTGN